The DNA window ATATAAAATACAATATGAATAGATAATGCTGATAAACAATTGTAATTCTGATCATATAGTCATGCAACCATCTGTTGCTACATGTAATAAATAGCAATCAGCCAATCAGCATATGCAACAGTTCAATTATTTAACAAAACATTATATTTCTGGATCAATGCAACATATAGCCAAAATTTTCACTATTCTTAAGAATATGAGAACAATCATGCTGAAATATTCAACATACAAGCATGTATTTTTAAAAACTTAATTTTGGTAACTATTTATAATTtcagattaaaaaaatttaccaaaaaaatttgtattttcacTAACAAtatcattatattaaaaatCAGTCTAATGCAGAAATATGCCACATACAAGCATGATTTTATCAGTTTCAGATTTTGTACATTTACAATTGGAAAAAAGGGCCAATTTCCATGGCAGAATGGgtatttcttcaattttcattgaaaatagCATGAAATTGCATGGggtttcttcacaaaagttgtagatcatCATCAACATATGAACTTCATATTGAAAAAACATGGCCAAAATACACAAATCCAAAGAGAAATGGCACATACCTTGGATTATGTGTTTGACTAAAAAACTCAACTTCTCCTTCACTGTGTATTTTCTGGCCAATCGGCTCTGCTAAATATGCTCTACTCTAAAAAAATGGTAGGGTGCACTTATCTGAAGGGATTTGGCTTCAAATTGGGTGAGAAATTAAGGGTTGAATCATGAATGTCATGGAGTGGAACATTCAAGTTTCAGCAAGTTGCGGGGCTTTGATCTCCTACACTACGTGCTCTGAGCTAGTTGTGGGGAAGAAGAGATGTACGCCTCGGTCGTTTGGGCTTATATGCGCAACCAGTGGTCTGCTGAGTGAACAGTCATATGTTGCTTCTGCCTGCTGCAAGTAACATAACTGGATTTTACTCATTCCTGCCTTTTGAATAATAAAGTCTGTCCGTAGTCTAGTTAAATGAACCTCGTTGGTTTCTCCTGCTCAAATACTCAACCTGAGTATCTTAGCTCCTTTCTACCAAACTAATCTTGATGCTGTCTTGAATTGATTGCAGGAACAGATGATGATCTGCCTCCATCACATCAGAACAGGGTTCATAGAGGGGGTCGTGTGGCAGGGAATGGGAGGTCTACTGTTGTCGGTTCTGTTCCTTACCCTAGAATTTATAGTGACATGGAGACGCAGATCCACCAACTTGAGCAAGAAGCATACAGTTCGGTCCTACGGGCTTTTAAAGCTCAGTCTGATGCCATTACTTGGGTGTGtattttcactttgttttcaATGCCAAcaaaatctaattttttatgCTTTCTGCTGGTCAGGTTTAAATATAACATTATGAAATGTATTTTCTCCAGGAGAAGGAAAGTTTAATAACAGAACTTAGAAAAGAGCTGAGGGTATCAGATGAGGAACACAGAGAGCTTTTGGGCAGGGTTAATGCAGATGATATCATCAGGAGGATAAGGTCTGATAATATAATGAAACACGCTTTGTTATAATTATCTGAGACCTAATTTGTCAGCTTTTCCAACAAGTTTTGGCCAATTCCTTTTTTAATTGGAAGCTGTGTTGCATTATGCCTTTAGGGAGTGGAGACAGGCAGGTGGACACCAAACTGGCTTGCTCAGTAATGCTCAACCAGTTCATGATTCGATACCCAGTCCATCTGTGTCAGCATCTCGCAAGAAACAGAAGACATCACAGTCTGTACCTTCTCTATCATTAGGTGCGCCATCCCCATCTTTGCATCCTCAGACAGTAGCTGGGTCGATGCAGCCATCATCATCTGCTGCAAAAAGAGGAGCTGTGGTAGGAGCTAGGGGCAAGAAGCCTAAATCAGTAAGTTAAATGttctcatatattttttatgcaaagaCTGTTAATTGATGTGCATTTGTATCTTTTTTCCTCCCCTCTTTTAACAGGGTCAGACAGTGCCTGGTGTATCGTCAATGAAGTCCATGCCATACAGCTCTACAGGTCCAACTGGGAGGGGCCAAGTTCCTAGTCGTGTTTCCTCTGGTGCCCTTGTTGCAAATGAACCAGCTGAAGCAGCGGCTTTTGATCCATTGATTGGGCGGAGAGTGAAGACAAGATGGCCTGAAGATAACAACTTCTATGAAGCTGTCATAACCGATTACAATCCTGTTGAGGTATGTTTGTCTGTTGAATGTAGATGGTCTCATTCTTTGGCAGTCCCTATAACTGGCCTCATTGTTTCTTAATTATTGTCAGGGACGGCATGCTCTAGTCTATGATATAAACACACCAGTTGAGACGTGGGAATGGGTTAACCTCAAAGAGGTAC is part of the Macadamia integrifolia cultivar HAES 741 chromosome 9, SCU_Mint_v3, whole genome shotgun sequence genome and encodes:
- the LOC122088321 gene encoding protein EMSY-LIKE 3-like isoform X3; translation: MDYGLSDSSGTDDDLPPSHQNRVHRGGRVAGNGRSTVVGSVPYPRIYSDMETQIHQLEQEAYSSVLRAFKAQSDAITWEKESLITELRKELRVSDEEHRELLGRVNADDIIRRIREWRQAGGHQTGLLSNAQPVHDSIPSPSVSASRKKQKTSQSVPSLSLGAPSPSLHPQTVAGSMQPSSSAAKRGAVVGARGKKPKSGQTVPGVSSMKSMPYSSTGPTGRGQVPSRVSSGALVANEPAEAAAFDPLIGRRVKTRWPEDNNFYEAVITDYNPVEGRHALVYDINTPVETWEWVNLKEVTSDVDQACTRGCWAHRTKSNFGPASPHLGPI
- the LOC122088321 gene encoding protein EMSY-LIKE 3-like isoform X4, translated to MDYGLSDSSGTDDDLPPSHQNRVHRGGRVAGNGRSTVVGSVPYPRIYSDMETQIHQLEQEAYSSVLRAFKAQSDAITWEKESLITELRKELRVSDEEHRELLGRVNADDIIRRIREWRQAGGHQTGLLSNAQPVHDSIPSPSVSASRKKQKTSQSVPSLSLGAPSPSLHPQTVAGSMQPSSSAAKRGAVVGARGKKPKSGQTVPGVSSMKSMPYSSTGPTGRGQVPSRVSSGALVANEPAEAAAFDPLIGRRVKTRWPEDNNFYEAVITDYNPVEGRHALVYDINTPVETWEWVNLKEKNLSMADLTGGYSMGR
- the LOC122088321 gene encoding protein EMSY-LIKE 3-like isoform X2; translated protein: MDYGLSDSSGTDDDLPPSHQNRVHRGGRVAGNGRSTVVGSVPYPRIYSDMETQIHQLEQEAYSSVLRAFKAQSDAITWEKESLITELRKELRVSDEEHRELLGRVNADDIIRRIREWRQAGGHQTGLLSNAQPVHDSIPSPSVSASRKKQKTSQSVPSLSLGAPSPSLHPQTVAGSMQPSSSAAKRGAVGQTVPGVSSMKSMPYSSTGPTGRGQVPSRVSSGALVANEPAEAAAFDPLIGRRVKTRWPEDNNFYEAVITDYNPVEGRHALVYDINTPVETWEWVNLKEISPEDIRWEGEDPGISRRVGRGGPGRGVKKSIGRGGALPGAGRGRGSAKGQSKKDFPPSQNGIGKKASDDIEILHTDTLIKEVERVFNASHYDPHEIEKAKKVLKEHEQSLIDAIARLAEASDGESDDEHFGHGQSMDRERGWRNRPYGGKQHATDFDDEVGREGRGGGSDGDRMGGEGRVASDDRHDGDDGEDDI
- the LOC122088321 gene encoding protein EMSY-LIKE 3-like isoform X1 — protein: MDYGLSDSSGTDDDLPPSHQNRVHRGGRVAGNGRSTVVGSVPYPRIYSDMETQIHQLEQEAYSSVLRAFKAQSDAITWEKESLITELRKELRVSDEEHRELLGRVNADDIIRRIREWRQAGGHQTGLLSNAQPVHDSIPSPSVSASRKKQKTSQSVPSLSLGAPSPSLHPQTVAGSMQPSSSAAKRGAVVGARGKKPKSGQTVPGVSSMKSMPYSSTGPTGRGQVPSRVSSGALVANEPAEAAAFDPLIGRRVKTRWPEDNNFYEAVITDYNPVEGRHALVYDINTPVETWEWVNLKEISPEDIRWEGEDPGISRRVGRGGPGRGVKKSIGRGGALPGAGRGRGSAKGQSKKDFPPSQNGIGKKASDDIEILHTDTLIKEVERVFNASHYDPHEIEKAKKVLKEHEQSLIDAIARLAEASDGESDDEHFGHGQSMDRERGWRNRPYGGKQHATDFDDEVGREGRGGGSDGDRMGGEGRVASDDRHDGDDGEDDI